In Paenibacillus dendritiformis, the DNA window TTCGCCAGCCATTGGCGCGCTTCCGCGCGGGCCTCTTTCTTCGGCCGGCCGCCGATCTCTTGCGCCAGCATGACGTTCTGCTCCACCGTCCGCCACGGGAAGAGCGCCGGCTGCTGTGGCATGTAGCTGACATGCCCTGTCCGCCCAGCAGCCTCTTGCCCGTTCATCCGGATATGGCCGCCATCCGGGCGCAGGAGGCCGCCGATCAGATGGAACAAGGTGCTCTTCCCGGAACCGGAGGGGCCGATAATAGAGACGAATTGCCCCTGCTTCACCTGCAGCGACACCTGATCCAGCACCGGCAGCCGTCCTTCGCCGCGGCCGTTCGCCGCAGGATAGGACATGCTAACCCGATCCAGCTCCAGAGCGGGCGGCGGCGCGGCGGCCTCGGAGGCGGTCCCTCCCGTCGAATCGGCTGGATGAGCCGAAGCCGTTGCCTTCATTGCGGTTCCCCCCTCATTTATCATTCTCCTCGGGCCGCCAACGGATGCTTATCCGCTCCAGCAGGCGGATCGCTCCGAACATCGCCAGACTGAGCAGAATGATGACGACAATGCCGAGGAACATCCGGTCGACCCGGTAGGCCGCTTTTTGCAGCATCATATAATAGCCAATGCCCTGATCCGTTCCGAGCCATTCCGCGATAACCGCCCCCATCACACTATAGGTGGCCGCAATCTTCAAGCCCGAGAAGACGGAAGGCAGAGCATGCGGCAGCTCCAGCTTCCAGAACAGCTGCGACCGGGTCGCCCCCGTCATGCGCATATAATGAAGCATCGTCCGATCCGTCTGGGTCAGACCGTCCAGGGCGGCGACGCAGACCGGGAAAAAGCAGACGAGCGCAATGACGATCACCTTCGGCAGCAGGCCGAAGCCGAACCACAGCATCAGCAGCGGCAGCAGGGCGATCGTCGGCACGTTTTGGCTCAATATAATGAGCGGATAGATCGCGCGCTTCAGCCAGGGGAGCGGATGGAGCAGACAAGCCAGCGCGAGGCCGATTCCGGCTCCAGTCCCGAAGCCGACCAGCATCAGCTTCAGGGTAGCCAGCGCATGCAGCAGAATGCCGCTGCCGTTGGCCGCCGCTTCCCGCGCGATATCAAGCGGGCTCGGGAGCATCCATTTCTCCACATCGAACAGCATGACCCCAATCTGCCATGCCACGATGAACAGCAGCAGGGCCGCCGCGGGCGGTCCCGCCGTTGCAAGCCGTCTTTTCATCCCGCCGCCACCTTCCTGCGCGTTCCTGCCGCAGCTATGCGGTTCGTCCCCCTCATGCCAACTCCTCCTCTCGATGCTGATCCTGCTCTTGATGCTAATCCCCCTCTTGATGCTAATCCCGTCTTGATGCCGAGCCCGGCTCGAACCGTTCATCCCGGAGAGGGCAAACCCTTGCACGGATTATCGGCCCTCAAAATGATCTAACGCCATCATCGCCTGCCGTCATCGCCCGTTCCCTGAGCAGCGTCTGCCTCAGGCTTCAGGCAAGAACTCGTTCGTGAACGCCTTGTCGATATCGATCGGCTTCTCCATCAGCTTGTTCTGCAAAAGCCAGTTCGTATAGTTATCCCACACTTCCCGCTTCTGCTCTCCCCAGCGCGGCGCATCGTCGCGGTATTTCGGGCTGAGCCAGCGCTGGCTGGCCATAACCAGTTCCTTGTCCAGGTCAGGCACCTGCTTCAACATGATCCCGGCCGCCTGCTCCGGATTGTCGATCGCGAACTGATATCCCCGCGACACGGCCCGCATGAACGCCTTCACCAGCTCGGGATCGGACTCGATCAGCTTCTCGCTGGTCGCGATGACCGGAGTGTAGTAGTCGAGCGCATCCGAATATTGATTGACATACATCATATCGATCGGCTCGCTGCGCAGCTCAGCCTCAATGCCTGTCCACCCGTAGAAAATCCAAGCGAAATCAATATCCTTTTTGACCGCGGTGAAAAAGTCGGCGGAACCCATATTGATGTTCTTGATCTTGCCGTAGTCGGCGCCCTCCTGCTCCATGAGCGTCCGCAGCACCATTTCTTCCACCGGCGAGCCCCAGCCCCCGTACGTCTTGCCTTCGAAATCCTTGGGCGACGTAATGTGCTTGTCCTGCGGGGCGGCGAACCCGGACGTATTATGTTGAATGATGGCCGCCAAAGACACGATCGGCACATTCTGCGTGCGCGCCAGCGTAATGCTCTCTTGTACGCTGACCCCGAACTGCGCGGCGCCAGAGGCGATCATCGCGTCGGCTCCGCCTGTACCGGGCTGAATAATGTTCACCTTCAGCCCTTCCGCTTCGAAGTACCCCTCTTGCTGGGCGACATACACCCCGGTATGGTTCGTATTCGGCGTCCATTCCAGCACGAACGTAATCTCGCGCAGCTCCTTCGGCGCTTCAGCGCCCTGTGCTCCGCTTCCTTGCGTCGTCGGTGCGGAACCTCCTCCCGCGCAGGCGGTCAACATGAACATGAGCGCCAAGGCCAGTCCAAGCGCTCCTTTTTTTCGTGCACGCATGCTTCTCATCCTGATCTTCTTCCCCTTTCCGATTCGCCTGTCATTCAGGCGGTACACGGCCATGCTCCTTCTCTGGCATACGAACCGGCGGAGTCCCGGCACAACGGGCATCCTGCCGCAGCCCTTCCCTGATAAGCGCCCGCGCAAGCCATCGCGCGGATCTAAAAAAGCGCCCCTCATCGGGGCGCTTACGCTGTCCATTACCTAGGCGTGTGCATGGCGGCCGCTTGAACGGTACGTCGCGTTCCATGCAGAGCATTCCGCTTGCCCGCCCGCGCTGTGAACACGGATGCGGTGCATCGGACTTCTCCGACCGCAAAGGAACGCCTCCGCCGTCCGGCATGGCGCCATTCTCATTCCTACGCTGGCATTACCCAGATCAGGTGTAAGGGTCAGTATCTTCACGGGATACGATCTCAGCCGGCCCTATTCCAGCCCCCCTAGTATGCATATTCAGTTGCCGTTTCACATGCAATTATAGACCTCGTCCGCTCCCTTGTCCAGCCATGATGCGGCGCAGGATCCGCATATCTCCTGCCTTTCTTGTGACGAAGCACATAGCGATCTTCTTTCCGGTACGGGTAAGATGGCCTTGGGAGGGATGTCTTCATGAAAAAACGACTTGTATGGGTTGGGGCAACCGCGCTCGCCCTCATCTTCGGAACCGCGGTATATGCCTCTGGCAGCAACGACAGCGGCTTCGGCCAAATGCCCCCCCATATGAAGCAGATGCATCCGAATATGACCGATGCACAGGTTGAACAAATGGTTCAACACTGCCATGGAGCCGATCGCCAATCGGTCCGCAGCCAAGGCATGATGCGCGGGGGCATGATGCATAATCAAATGATGCAGAACGGACATGGGTACTGATCCCATCGATCACGACCGGGTGAAGCAAGGGGTTCCAGCCGCCAATCGGCGCAGGAACCCCTTTTTGTGGGAAACGGACGGCCCCCGCGCCTCGGACAACGTTCCATGTGAAACATGGCGCAATTTGTCAAAAATGCTCGGCCTACTTGTCACGGCGCTCCCGCCCGTACTGTATCCAATGCCGGCATTCATAAAAAAACGCCCGGCTCCGCATCTTGTCTGCGAAGCCGGACGGTATCGTGTACGCAAGTTATCGTCTGTCCATGCTGCCTTCCCTTGCGGCGGACGATTCCATTCCGGGCACGCGGAAGCTTCTCGCCCAATATAAAAACGGGGTGGACGCTACCGACAACAGCAGCTTGACGATATAGGTCGTCAGCAAAATTTGAAACCATACGTCCCATGGGTAATAACCGGCAAACGCGATCGTGCAGAAGACGAACGAGTCCGCCAATTGGCTGATTCCCGTGCTCCAGTTGCTGCGAATCCACAGCTGGCCCGACTTGGGAAAACGTTCCCGCAGCATGCTGAACAGCTTGACATCGAGAAATTGACTGACGAGATAGGCCGTCAGGCTCCCCGCGGCGACCCGCGGCATCAAGTCGAAAATATGCGCCAGCGACGCCTGTGCCCTCTGGGCAATCTCATCTCCTTGAGGAATGAAGGCAAGGGCCATCTGCATGATTATCGTTGTCATGATGAGCATGAAAAATCCGAACCAGACCGCGCGGCGCGCTTCCTTGGGTCCATATTTTTCGTTAAGAAGATCCGAGGTCATGAACAGGCTGGCATTTGCCGCATTGCCCAGCGTCATTACGATGCCGAACATCTCGATCGTCTTCCCGACCTGAATATTGGCGACGATGGTCATGACGCCGACCCAGGCGAACAAGCCGTTCTTGCCGAACAAGCGGTAACACAGCAGAAAAAAGCCGAAATTGGCAAGGACAAACAATATCCCCCATATGAAATTGAACATTCGGTACTCCCCCTAGTTTTGATTACGCGGGATGGTTGCGAACCGCGGTGTGATGGCACACAGGGGTATACTTTACCATAGACCAGGTCAATTGCCAATGCCAAAAACTCACTGTTTTCCTTTGCCGCTCTCCCCGGCGGCATGCCCGCGTTCTCGCAGAAAATGTTTGCCGACCAGGGGCGCCTAAGCGAAACTTGCGGGCACCCGGAAAAAGCACCTTCCCCAAAAATGCGGGGAGGTGCTTTTTCCGGGTGATGCTTCCCGGTCAGGCGTCCTTTATTTGCGCAGCAGCTTGTTCGCCTTGTCCGTCGCGGCCTGCAGCGCTCCATCCGGCGTCGCCTGGCCGAGGATGACCCGTTGGATCTCGGTCATAATAACCTCCTGCAATTCCTTATAGCCGGGCACCATCGGACGCGCCTTGCCATACTGCAGCTGATCGATCGCGACCTTGAAGTTCGGATCCTTGGCGAAGGCCTCCTTCAAGGTATCCGACTCCACCGCAGTCTTGCTGACCGGCATATAACCAGAGCCTTGCGA includes these proteins:
- a CDS encoding ABC transporter ATP-binding protein; the protein is MKATASAHPADSTGGTASEAAAPPPALELDRVSMSYPAANGRGEGRLPVLDQVSLQVKQGQFVSIIGPSGSGKSTLFHLIGGLLRPDGGHIRMNGQEAAGRTGHVSYMPQQPALFPWRTVEQNVMLAQEIGGRPKKEARAEARQWLAKIGLSGYERAFPHELSGGMQQRVAFLRALMSPQELMLLDEPFSALDALTRSEMQRWLIGLWEQHRRSVLFITHSIEEALLLSDTIYVLSSRPARVLREVAVPFPRPRRDTLTGEEAFLRLKRELAGLLREAQRQETGELDK
- a CDS encoding ABC transporter permease, yielding MKRRLATAGPPAAALLLFIVAWQIGVMLFDVEKWMLPSPLDIAREAAANGSGILLHALATLKLMLVGFGTGAGIGLALACLLHPLPWLKRAIYPLIILSQNVPTIALLPLLMLWFGFGLLPKVIVIALVCFFPVCVAALDGLTQTDRTMLHYMRMTGATRSQLFWKLELPHALPSVFSGLKIAATYSVMGAVIAEWLGTDQGIGYYMMLQKAAYRVDRMFLGIVVIILLSLAMFGAIRLLERISIRWRPEENDK
- a CDS encoding ABC transporter substrate-binding protein encodes the protein MRARKKGALGLALALMFMLTACAGGGSAPTTQGSGAQGAEAPKELREITFVLEWTPNTNHTGVYVAQQEGYFEAEGLKVNIIQPGTGGADAMIASGAAQFGVSVQESITLARTQNVPIVSLAAIIQHNTSGFAAPQDKHITSPKDFEGKTYGGWGSPVEEMVLRTLMEQEGADYGKIKNINMGSADFFTAVKKDIDFAWIFYGWTGIEAELRSEPIDMMYVNQYSDALDYYTPVIATSEKLIESDPELVKAFMRAVSRGYQFAIDNPEQAAGIMLKQVPDLDKELVMASQRWLSPKYRDDAPRWGEQKREVWDNYTNWLLQNKLMEKPIDIDKAFTNEFLPEA
- a CDS encoding queuosine precursor transporter; protein product: MFNFIWGILFVLANFGFFLLCYRLFGKNGLFAWVGVMTIVANIQVGKTIEMFGIVMTLGNAANASLFMTSDLLNEKYGPKEARRAVWFGFFMLIMTTIIMQMALAFIPQGDEIAQRAQASLAHIFDLMPRVAAGSLTAYLVSQFLDVKLFSMLRERFPKSGQLWIRSNWSTGISQLADSFVFCTIAFAGYYPWDVWFQILLTTYIVKLLLSVASTPFLYWARSFRVPGMESSAAREGSMDRR